The sequence ttatagTTTTAAATAGAAGCTGAGAATGCGCCATAAAAATGAGCATTAAATCCATCGTAGCGATGGTGCCTGCTTTATACATGATGGGTGTACACcatcttttatttcatttacatTTCAATCGAACAATAGATTTGCAAAGAAAATGTCTAATACAGACGTAAAAATATTCACACTAGAGCTTCACAATCGGTTGTACAATTGACAAACAGGCCTCTTTTCCCAAACTTTCCAGCTAAGCAAATTTATAAAATGTAATCAatgcaacaagaaaaaaaaaattttctttaaaacttcCAGGGAAAAGAATACGCAGTAAACAGTATCAATGCGACAGCAGATGCTGCAAGCTAACCACAATACTTCGGAGTGGCTGTACAGTGGGTATGTGCAGTACAAATCAAAGCCACGTGTGTTGTATCACAACTACTGTATAATGTACTTGTTTGCCCAGCTAAGAAAACGCATGCATTCCCATGCCTTGGGTAACGGAGATCTACTCTGGAGAAATCCATGGGCTATGTGCAAATGACCTTGGCTTTTGGCAGTAAGAAacgcagccaggctctgctttaTTTCAGCTTTTACAGCAGAATCTTGAGTGATTAAAAGCTTCCACAAGCATCCTTAAATAAATGGGGTGTAGAATTATGTTTGGGCATTGGGCACTTTGATTATTCAGATTTGTTTCACTTCATCAGTGACAGTTTTGGGGATTCTTCCCACCCTTGTCCTGCTCCCTTGCCAGCAAAGAGATGCAGGGGGATGACTACTGCCAAAGTCAGCTGTTCATTTATACTGGGAAATTGGGTCATTTGAAAAAGCACATTTATTGTGTTCTGCTTGCAGAAGAGGTCCCTCAATGAGAGGGAACTTCCTAACAAAGGGATTAAACTACAACATAAAAATGGACTTTTACATCCTATAGATCATCTGatcatttctcattttgttacACTCTCAAATTCAACACCTTCCTTTAATACCAGTCTAATAATGAAAAGTCTGTTCACAAATATGAtcaaggagctgctggcatACAGTGTTTATGTACAGCAACAGGTACAACTTGACAACTTGtgctttaaaaaagcaaacaaaaccaatgGTTGGAACTATTCTGAGTTTAGATTGAGTTATTTTAAGCGTTCTTTCCTCAGCTGTTTCTGACCACTGTGCATTATTTTGTACCTCATCCAGCCTAGTACACTATTATACAAGAACAGCATTCAGCTCTTGAGTAcaggagaaattaaaatttcaattGAGTTATCAAAGCACTAAAACCTTCCAAATTAGACTTCTACAAAGAGCTTAATTAAGAGCTTATTTAACATAATCAGCTTTCTgcaactgttttctttttcctaaatcAAATGCCAAACTTTAGTGTCCCTGTACTAGACTACCAAGAACCAACGCCAGTTTGCTTTGCAAAGAGTCTAACCTTGCCTTTGAAGGGTCTAGTATACATTCTACAATGCAAAATCTGCATAAACACTAAGATTCATTTCTTGTCACCTGTTTACAGGAACAAAATATCAGTAGCAGGGCAATCACTCTGCTCTAAGTATATGTTAAGAATGTACAGATAGTTATTTTCTCACACAAGCATTCTCCCAGCACAAGCATTAGTCTCTTTTAAGACCTTTGTGGGAAATGAGGCAAACCAAGGAATGAATCCAGGTAGTGAGGCAACACAATTAACTTAGATACTAATAATTCCTGTCTCTCTTGCATGTGAAATCCCTGCTGTACCcctaatggggaaaaaaaaaaaaattaaccaaaccaaaccaaaatgcTTGTCCAAGCAAAGCAAAAGAGCCAATCTCTTTCCCCGATCTGCTCCGGGCCTTCTTTTCTGACAGCACAGTAAATTAGGCCAAAACCTAAATGGGCATCACTGCTATTGACACACAAAGGGAAGTCACTCTCTCAGTGTCAGAAAATAAGCCCCTCCATAGCCCAAAGGCACCTGATTTACAATTAACAAATGAATACATACTTGTTTGTAAAGGGTCAAGGGCTGAAATTTCAACAAAGAAGGAAGCCAGAGCCAGgtgttcccagctgcagcttcttCTCCCTGTCAGGGCACTGGAGGGCATTAGTTTGGTGGCAAAAACCACACAGTCACTGTTAAAACCATAAGACAAAGCCAGCATGCTGTTAAACCCTCAAATGATTCTTTTGCCTGTCGTTATAGGTTAAAAATTCAACTAGAAAACTCTAGCCTCAGTTGAGAGCCAACTTTCCACATGAAGTGTATGGCCATCCTAGAGAACTGCTCTATGGGACCTCCTGCTGCAGACAAGAGTCTAGAGATACACTTGTTCTTAAATATGCCAAGACCTTGGCAGGAGTATGTCAGGCTTATTTCACTGGACAAACAGGCAAATGTGTGTAAGCAGCTTATCCCAACCCCCTCCAGCAGAGCACAACCAAGTTTTTAAAATtgccattttaaaattaaaaagttaaGGTAAATACACAATCAATTTATGTAGTATATATTCACCCTCAGATCATGCTGAAGATGTTCTGTGGAGTTCTGGTGCACAGAGGGCTCTTTCCCTGAGGGCAAATAAGGACTTCTCAAACCTttatattttctctatttttgtaacaaaatagcaatttaaaatttaaaaatcttttaaaaaaattacatcacCTTCAACATGGAAGATCTCACTGTTTAAATATCCATGAAAGAGACATACTTGTTTGCATATCTGTTTTGGAATTACATTGTACAGCAAATAATAGTATCTCAGAAGCATTTCAAAAGTAATATAAATTCATATTTACAGAATGGTCTTGGTATAAAATATACAACAATCATATTTATGTCTAACATTCTAAGTTAAAGTTAACATCAATAGGAAATAAGTTAAGGTGACAAAGGTGGTCTGGTTCTTGTATCCATTCACTTCACGGAGCGAGTGAAAGAAGCGTCAGTCTAACCCTAGAGTGAGGTGGCACTGGCTGGAGAAGGTACAGCAACAGCCAAAGGAAACTAAGAAAAGACTACTCGACTGTTTTTCTACATACATTCCTTGACACTGGAGTATTAAATAGATGTGTAAGATCTTCCATACTGACACCAGAATATCAAAACTAACCCTTGGATTTGCAGGTATATTTACAACATAATTATTTCATGGACAGGTTCGTTAGGAGAGATATCAAACACCAATATTTACTTAGTCTAATCAGTAACCCTCAGGGAAATGCCAACCCCCACCCCCCAGAAGCGTGCACAAAACAGTTATCAAAATCTTACCCGACCACATAGCTGTGATTTTGTAAAATAACAACTCAGACGACCAGTAACATGATCCTCTTTAAGCATTTTGCTAGCAGGAAAAGCCCTTACATGCAGTACACCTGGTGAAAGATCAGCTTGGCTTAAAATATTCCAGTACAATTTTCAGAGTAAACAACTTCACAGAAgttaataaaaacataaaaaaatgtaaaacttGTCACAAAGAAAAGTAAGAGGACAAACAAGAAGAGAGTAATCATCAGGAGGGAGAGTCCTGctttcttcaaagaaaaaaaaaagtggatttttAAGCTTCTCAAAAAAATATGCCCAGGGCTCTAGTTCATGTGTATTTATGAAAACCAATTTTCAGTTGACATGTCTAACATGATTCTCAGTCACCTCTTAACAGGGCATAAATTCATACAGTTTTCAGCACTCTGAAGGTCAGATAATGCTATCTCATTGTATTTTCAAGGTCTTTGAAAATAAGTTGCCACTgaataaacaaaaattaaacctGAATACAAGATTATGATTAACAACATTTAACAAAGGTAATTACAACCACCTTGAATTCCCAATATTtagtttaaattaaaacaaaacagtaCAAAAAACAGCAATACCATCTTGTTAGTCAGTGCAAACACTAGATACAGGGTTTTCAAAGGAAAGCCAAGAGCACCTGATACTTTTTGCCAAGTCATCTGGATCCTATAATCTCCAAGTTGAGAACTATCAACGAAAAAAagtaaagtaagaaaaaaaaccccaaaattgcTGTTACATTAGTGCATAACCTCTCAAAATCGTTGAAAATTGTTTCATGTGTAGCTTGGGGAAATCAATACCTAGTACATTAGCTGGAGGACTTAGGCACTTGATTTACTTCTGGTAACTTTACTTGGACAAGTAGCCTGTGTATGTGTGTCTACAGTACTAAAGCATCAACTGGGGGGAATGGAAACCAAAAGCTGCAGCAAAGCACTGCCCCACAGACCTACAAATAACACAGCAGTGCAAAGCTGAAGGTGTGTTAACCCTGTAAAAGCCTCAAGTCCAAATCTCCACCTCTCAGTCTTCCAACAGGAAACAAGACTCCATGCAAAGTTCCACAACTAAAGAAAAAGCAGCTGCAACAAGACAAAAGTTCTTCTCTCGTGAAACAAAATAGAGACAAATAAGTTAGTCTTCCTTTCACTAGATGTATCATCGTAGGATCCTGCTAGTTTTAAATAACTGAGTTGTTAGTTTTCTACAGAAGCCATTTTCAACAAGAATGGCTCAGATACTGCACCGGATTGCTACAAACTCATAAAAAGCTGCTTTAAGCTTAAGTAAAACAATGTCCAAATTCCATTCATTTGTGGAAAGTGAACGCCTTACCCTACTAAagtaagtttttttttcttcagaatgcTAATGCGAGAGGGGCTTGAAGTATCAAAGAGTCCACAGGAAATGCATGACcccaatattattttttttaaaaaaaatatacattatataatatatattatatatataaaaagctAGTGTAAATGCTTCCATGGTGTGGTCACAAGCTGGAAAGATGAATGCCTTTCAGCTGTTAACCATCCTGCCATTTGCAACAGGCTTTAAAAAGTCATTTTTATCCTCAGACATAATGTGAGCAGTTTTCAAAATGAGGCTGCCAACACTGACTGATGTGCTGATGGGCAGGCAGCTTGCATTGCTAACAGATGTTGTGATCGGCTGACTGAAGCAAGAAGTTACGGGCAGGATTGTTTTCTGCTCCTCCCTGAGGAGAAAAATAAGTTACACAAATATTAAACAAGGACATGCACAAGTATCCGGAACTGAATTGTGTGCATTAAATAAATACTGACAAACTCATTTTTAGCAACAGGCTAAACATCTTCCTCTGGAATGGTACGCTCGAGATGTTAAAGTAGTCTGCCTCATTTTCAAAGGCTGCTTTACTCATTAAAGACTACAGGACATACAAACCTAAAATAGTGTATTTCAAAATCTACCTCTCCATGGAGATTTGTGCAAACAGTCCGCCATTTAACCTTTTGaagtttttcttaatttttgttaactataaaaatattctgcattttttgCTTACTGACTGTGAAAGGTGTTTTGAACAGCTGTGACACGTTTCAGTGTGTACGATTACAACGATGCATACGAACAATGGTACCAGCCTGGGACTTTCAGCTTTGGGGCCTAATTCTATTTCTTAACAGGTTCTTCTCACTCCACCATGTACAAACAATGCAGATGTCTAATCCAAGTCTGAGCAGGTACGTAGTTCATCCTTACACAACCACGCTTCCACTATTCTGATGCTTCTGTTTGTCTAACACTGGCAGACACTGCTGTTTTGTCTAacactcacagaatcacaaggtCTTCACCTAAACTTTGTCTCTTCTGTTCCATAGATTCTTTCTGGTGCTGCTTTAGCAGATGCCCGTTCTCTACGGTTGTTCCATTGAGCAGCTGATCCTCTTGGGAGCTAATCCCTAGCTGTATGTCCAGAATCTCCTACAAGAGAGAAGGAGAAATGCCCATCAACTCTGTCCCTACCAGCTTTACATTTTCCTATTAAGTTCTACTGCACTATGCTAATGGAAACAGGAGTCTGGCCATAAACCTCCTTCATTTTATGTCACACTATTAGAATGTCTACCACATTTCACTAAAGGAAAAGCCAATTGTTCAAAGATGGCTGTGAATGACAAGAGCAGTATACACTGTGAGCTGTTTTTAACTTCACTAGTATTAACTGCCAGGTATATGAGTGAGAAGTACAAGACCCCAAGTGCTAAATAAAGGATGTCATTACTAGGACTAAAACCAAAAGGCCTTGCTATCAACATACTAATCTATAAAGACTATGAAAAGACCCAACTGTTACTCACTTCTATCTGCTCCCCTTGCCCATCAGGTTCGTCTGTATCGAGGGCTGACAGCTCCAATTCAATGTCTCGGTCTGGCTTTGTGTCTGCACAGTCTTCAGGATAATCAGTCTAAAAAAGAATTAATATGTTCTCTAAATATCAAGTTGGCTTTTCACTGGCTTCACACAACACTGGAGAATTAAAGTGAAAACAGAAGATGCATTTCTAGCACACAACATTTCTACAATACAAGGGAGCTAGTCAGACAGAAATGAACTTCAGGCATGGACAATATAGGATACAAGGCTAAATCAAATCAGAATAAAGCACTGAAACAGATAAAGTGAATACTAAAGAAATTTGAGCCCATTGACAAAATGTTTACATTTATTACACATACAACTGGACAAAAATAATGATTGCATGAAAATGACTGTCACATTCTTCCCCCTTTGTAAATGCATGTTTGGAGCAGCAGCATAGCAGGTGCACCTGCCTAATCTCAGGGAAATAACTGAGTGCAACAACAGCGACTCAGCTTGCACACGGTGCAATAAATATTTGGGAGTGCTAAAACCAAGTTTCAACTCTTAGTTAAAATTCATgcacttatatatatataaacaccCTCCAAGATTTGTTTCATCCCAATTACCCCTTTCTTTACCTCACCATTCCTCAAATCAATTTCCTTGCTTAAAAGGTTTAAGGTAAGACGACTGCCTTCATCTAGAGAATTCCACTTCTGCTGCATGGCAAGCGCGTTTGCCTCTCTCTGAAGGAGTAAGGAGTTGCTTTTGGCCTATGGAAAGAAGCAGCTCAGTTACCACACACTACACCTAAAGCATGTGCAGCCAGACAGCTACACTGAggaaatttatttaaaagcactttactaatttcttttaaattaaaaaactcTCATGGTATAATAACTGGTCTTACCTGCTGTAATTCAATACTCAGTAGATCTCCAGTGCTGGAATGCTTTCTGTGACCAGACAAATCTGTGACTATGAACCTGTCCCTTTAAAAGAAAGAAGGCAAAACTAGGAATTAAAAGAAGTTCTCTAAATCAAACACCCCATAACTTCATTAGTCTATCAATGTTAGATTTTTGGACAGAAACTAGATGTGATTTAGACAAAGTGTTCTTCATCTTCACTGTGGCTCATAATATTCAAGGTATTGTATGAAGCAAACATCCTTATTTTATACATGGGTAAGATGTGGCAAGAAAACCTGAAACTACTCAGGATTTTGACATGACAGCTTGGCAGTGCCTGACTCCAGTTCTTTGATAGGTCTCTCAAGGGACACACTGCTAGTAATTGTGCACTATTAACTGCATTAAGTATTAAAGACTACACAAGTTTTAACCTAGTTTTTTCCAAGGCTTTATGCTGGATAGGTAAAAAAGtcttttactttaaaattaagAATGTCTATTAATAGACAATCCAGATTGCCCCCACACACAGAGGACTTTGAAGAACTGcaagctgcaggaaaagctgtgaACAGAGCTTGGGAAGGAGTCCGTACCGTTCCGCATAACGTGCTGAGGAGGCAGAATCCGAGCCATAGGCACTCCATCTTGAGTCTACAGCATTGACATAAGGGACATAATCTGCAAAAGAATTAAGACAGCATTCACCATCTTCTCTGCTCTTCAGTGGGATATACACGTTCTGTAGCTCTTTGCATTTCATAGCTGCAGTAAGCACAAAGAGGATGAAATGCTCACGGTGTGCATAAATGATGAATTCTTGTCACACAAAGCCTGAAGCTGTACCTGATACACTGATGGGCTTAGTAGCACTTCCTTGGGAAGCAGTGGCCTGGATTGGATCTGTTGTGTGATAACCTGTGCGGGATGACCTGGAGATTGCACCCCACTTGGAGATGATGGGTCCATCGCTGAACGGGATTATCGGATCTTCCTCCTTTGCCCTTCTCTGTGTTTCAAATAAATGCACTCTCCTTTTAACGTCCCCACTGTCCAAATCCTACAGATTCAGGAGACAGGAGATACATGGACTCATTTGAGGTGATGCACCTTCTTCAGCTGGCCAGTAACTTTCTCATTATAGTTGCCTATTTACAAAACTGGGAAAGGATATTATGAGCAGAACTACTTTAAAATACTACTAATGGAAACtatgacctttttttttttttttttaaaggctggTTTAACCAAACAGAAGACACTTCAGCATGGAAGGATCATCACACTAATGAGAGAACATGCAGAAAACCCCTACCATTAACACGGCATTGGAATTGGCAATCACATCCTTGGGCTCTGAGTCGATAGCATTTATACAAGAGCCAATAGTGCCACAAGACCACGGTGAATAGTGAGAGAGATGGTCTTCCTCAAATTTAGTTCCACTCAAATCACTGACACTCTCTGAGAACTACAGAAAAGGGAATAAATAAGcagtaaataataaaaacagggaattcagttttaaaatgagaacataatttaattaaatagcAGTAAATGTATCTCAAAAGTGAATCAAGGAGTTCCAGCCATATTCAAGACTTGACTTGGGGACAACATAAgctgtttttattaaaattttaaaacagtgCCCCTGGCAGCTGTCAGAGAGCAAATTTTGCCACACAAATAACTGCCTGGCCTGCCTGGCCAAGATTTGGGACTGGAATCTGTGTTAGTGTCAGGTTTCTTTAGGCAAATATCTACAGTTACTTAACTGAGAGGAAGCCGTGCATTTTCCTTTAATGTATTAGCCAGTGCTAAATAAAAGTACAACTTACAACCCTCCAACCTGGGTGAAAATGACTAAATCCTGATCCACCTTGAATACATGCATAAGGCACTTCAGGTACAGCTACAAGATCTGATCTGAATAATTATTCTTAACATCTCAAATATCACCAACAAAACTCAAACCACAGCTAAGAGTGCTTGGTACAGTGGTTTTCAAACCAGTTTTTGGAACACATCTCATTTAGAGAGATaaagtattttggttttttttttttttccccttcaaaagtACACTATTGCTTTCTTGAGTTCCCCTTCTTCTTTACAGGACTTATCACAGAAGTACACAATGTCCTACCAGTGCTTTTTGCCACTTTTAAGGGAATGCATTCTTTGGGACTTGATAAGCACTTGAAGTTTGATTCAAGGCTACTCATCAAGTCAAGCCATTTGCAGTATCAAATGCAATGTACTTTTTTATGGAAAACACAGCTGCTGTTTCTTACACAAAAACTTGAAGGTTCACAAAGTGAGTACAGTAAAATTACATTTCATTTAGTGAAGTTGAATTGAATCACTTCACTTCTTGACCTTTTTTCTGCAGTCATGTTATGCATCACCTTAATACCAAAGTGAAATGCATCATCATTAGATATCACTTTCCTTTTGCTAGAAAATTAAGTTAATTTTATGAACAATAAATGGCAGATAGAAAATCTTTCCTAGAAGTATTAAATGGCATCTTACAGAAacaggaagggaaaataaagagGTTCTTTGGCTTCCCACCTCTGTGCTGAAATCTACACTGAAGAGAGGAGAGGGTGGTGTTGGAGATGGCGTTGCCATAGGAAGGGTTGACGATACCAGAGGAGTTTTCTGTGTGTGGTACTGTGCCCATTGCTCCGGCTTCCGTCTCAGCTGCTCATCATAACCAGTCTTCAAATGACCACAAGGCTCCTAGAAAGAATAAATACAGGACTGGATATCCCATCACGCTCTAATCAGAAGGCAAATACTTGCATGGGACACACTTGGCTCCCCAAATTTCCTTGGGTCTGTAACCCTCCACTGATATCACTTGAAGAATTTCACAAGAATTTGTAGGCCCATGTATGGCAACTCAAATCTTAGATATGCAATTAATTCAAGGAACATACATGGGCATTAAAGAGTCAAAGGGGCTCTGGTCCTGATGCAGATGACAGTGGTCTGTTTTGAAAGCCCATTTTAaggttaaaaacaaaacaagaactTTGTCCAAGTCACACATCTCGATCACTGTAATAAACAGGTCTATGCTAATTTACCAGCTTTCCAGTAACGACCTTCAGAACCAAGTCTGCATGGAGCTTTCCCTTCCTGGCTCTCACTTACTTACCCTTGGTAAAGGCACAGTCCTCTGCTCGTTTGGAGGTTGACAAGCCACAGAGTAATACCCATCCAGAGAGTTGTACCTCTCCCTCAATGACGTCTGATAGACAGATGAGTGCATCACATCCATGGGAGGTAAAGAATTGCTCCTAATAATATCATCCCGTGGGTACATCTGTGGGCGCCAGATGCGCCTGCTGTCATAGACTGGAGCGTACATtccagaggggacaggagggactgGCCCATAGGGCTGCGGAGGAGGAGGCTGGTAGGGAGAATTCAGTCGGTCTCGAGGGGGAAATGTGCTGTAATGATCGGCATATGGCACGGAGGCAGGTGGGAGGGAGGATTCTGGAACGTTATTGGACCTCACGAAGCGAGGAACACAGGGAGCCACACCAGCTGGTACTGTTGGAGGTGCTGGGTAATACccttaaaaatgggaaaaatacatatttaacgCGACCACAAATGACCCAAAATTTTACACCTTATAAAACTGTTCATAGCATTGGTAAGTACCTTTAGAGAATGAGGAGTCACACTTTACACCTCTTACTGACCCTACTATGTTTCTGTTAAATATCATTTCATGTATGACAACCACACTTGCAGATGCAGCACTGGCCCTTCACCAACTGGACCCAGTTAGGAAAATATTGCTCCTATGTACTGTGGTGTAACTAAGTAACTGAAAACACAGAATCTTCAGCAAGTCTTTATATAGGAAGTGAAAACAGTTatctctaaaataaaaatctatattactaaaaaataaaaagtctaTAAATAACCATTTCACACTTGATTTATTGCTCTTTCTTTGGAGAGGAATGCCTGAACATCTCTACCTTTTGAGAGCTTGTGAATGACTCAGTGCTATAAACCACAATTGTTTGCCTGAATATAAACATGCACAGTGCAACCTAAAAAGATAACTGAAACCTTTCAAAAACATTCCAGCAAGCACAAAGACATATAAGCCTCCCAGCAGAAGTGTGCTATGCCTCTGAATCCTGTCCAGGGATGCCCTCATGGATGGGCCATGGCAAAAGCAAGcctaaataaaaacaattaaatgCTAACAAAGGAAAAAGTAGATGAAAGACCTTGAGATTCAAGTTCTTCTGGAGGCTGAAGTATAAGCTGTATAACATACAGCACACAAAGGCAAGAACCACCAACACTGGGAACAAACTGCAAGTGCCTCACATACCCAGCAATTAACAAGATTAGTATTCCAGGAAGAGAACATTCAGCtgatatttaataaaattaaataaaataaacaaaacagacATAAAAGTTATTTCtaataaaagatatttttccagagaaaagtTCAGAGCTATTTCTTAATCAGTGCTGATCTCACTCACCTGTCTGTGGGTACTGTGGAACTTCATATGACAGCTGAGTCCTGGGATCTTGGAAATATTGAACGTTATCAGAATGTGGAGGGTAGACAGGTACTCTGGGAACAAATGGGCTGGATTTTGGAGGCACAGAATTGACTTCTGTTCCAATATTAGGAGGACCAGCTGAGGTAGCTGCTGCCTGGCTTACAGGAGTCTTGGGTGGAGAACCGATTTTACTGAAAAGGATTACCAAGAAATCATTAAACAGATCTTCACTTATTTCAGTCACCTCTTCTTGTACACTCCCACATAACATGGAAATTTGGGCCTTGACATTTCCTCtagaattttggttttttcataCCCCGAACTGATGCTACATTTTAGACTTTCTCCTAGGAGAACTCAAAATTGGACATAAATGTTTTGATACCCTTTGTAAGTGTATTCTGGTAAAGACAAAGGTTTTGAAAAGCTGAGAGCTTTACCATTTGTCTACATTGCACATGAGTATTGAACAGCTAAAACAATGGACTGCAGTGCAACACCttacacagctctgcagccactgAGCACCAGCAATTACTGCAAGCCAGGACCACACTTCAGTATCTGTCGGCCACCCACAAACCCCATTTATTATTTTACAAAATCTAAAAGCAGAATGTTCTGTTGAATTGTCTTGATGTAAAAAAGTCACCTACTTTTCAGGAAGTGATTCTGTGGGGGACCCAGAAGCGTTCTGGCCATTGGCTCCAGTCTTGCCTCCCTTCTTGGTGCTGTCCAGAGCTCTCAGGGAGGTGTCTGCACAGCGGGGGATCAGCTGGGGCACCCCAGGTTCTAGATTAGCTATTCCATTGGTACTTGGCACCATCTTGCCCGTTGCCTCAGGGCTTCCTATGACAGAGATCACGTTTCCCGTGGTGGTTGAGACGGTGCTGTTTACGCCAACTTTGTTTAGAAGGGGGAATGTTCTCACTGTTGCGCTGATTTTTTTGTTCCTCAAGCGATATCTACAAACACACATGTGCAAACACACAAAAGACAAGATGGTATAGAAAGTGCTTATTGTGAAGTTTAATGGATTTGCAAAACTAGCAAAAATAAGGGATTGAcgtggaacctgacatcaaaaaATTACAAACTTATTTTCAACAACTGGAACCCAAAATCATCTCTCCTAAGACCCATTCTGCAgttctttaaaaatgcatttgggTGAAAACAACTTCAAGAATGCAGAGCTGCATATTGTTCAATAATGCAGTTCACTCCTTAAgtaattaaaatgtaattaatgTTCCCTCTTGTACATAATATAAGTAATCCTTGAAAGACACTGAGCTTGCACTCAATTGCAGGAAAGGAAATATTACCTCATATagggtaaaataaaaaataaaactggaatTAGTCTGTAGACATTGCTTTGCTGTATCTTCAATTTCATATAAAGAACTGTCATGTCAAGAGTCCCTCCAAATGAATGAATATATGAAGAGAATGTTTTCAGAAATCTCTGAAGATTGCTtggatttaaattaaaaggatgaaaaaaaaggaaaaagtctCCCACACTCACTTTTCAAGCTCTTCCTGAGAATGAGCAAATGTACAGTTGGTTCCTCTTGGACACCCCCCTTGCTGTCGAAGGTCTCGGCACATACTTGTTTTGTATTTGCTATTTGGTTGTGGctttaaaaagaacaaacaaaaaccacaagaCATTCCTCTTACCATCTATCAGACATTCACATAAAAGTAGgcttaaaatacagaaaatacatCCATGGCATGTTTttacattttgcatttttaatcaGAGAAACAAGGACACTCCTTGTTGAGGGGCTAAGTTGTCCTTGTATGGATTTCTCT is a genomic window of Passer domesticus isolate bPasDom1 chromosome 18, bPasDom1.hap1, whole genome shotgun sequence containing:
- the RC3H2 gene encoding roquin-2 isoform X3, giving the protein MPVQAAQWTEFLSCPICYNEFDENVHKPISLGCSHTVCKTCLNKLHRKACPFDQTAINTDIDVLPVNFALLQLVGAQVPDHQTVKLSNVGENKHYEVAKKCVEDLALYLKPLSGGKGVASLNQSALSRPMQRKLVTLVNCQLVEEEGRVRAMRAARSLGERTVTELILQHQNPQQLSANLWAAVRARGCQFLGPAMQEEALKLVLLALEDGSALSRKVLVLFVVQRLEPRFPQASKTSIGHVVQLLYRASCFKVTKRDEDSSLMQLKEEFRSYEALRREHDAQIVHIAMEAGLRISPEQWSSLLYGDLAHKSHMQSIIDKLQSPESFAKSVQELTIVLQRTGDPANLNRLRPHLELLANIDPNPDAASPTWEQLENAMVAVKTVVHGLVDFIQNYSRKGHETPQPQPNSKYKTSMCRDLRQQGGCPRGTNCTFAHSQEELEKYRLRNKKISATVRTFPLLNKVGVNSTVSTTTGNVISVIGSPEATGKMVPSTNGIANLEPGVPQLIPRCADTSLRALDSTKKGGKTGANGQNASGSPTESLPENKIGSPPKTPVSQAAATSAGPPNIGTEVNSVPPKSSPFVPRVPVYPPHSDNVQYFQDPRTQLSYEVPQYPQTGYYPAPPTVPAGVAPCVPRFVRSNNVPESSLPPASVPYADHYSTFPPRDRLNSPYQPPPPQPYGPVPPVPSGMYAPVYDSRRIWRPQMYPRDDIIRSNSLPPMDVMHSSVYQTSLRERYNSLDGYYSVACQPPNEQRTVPLPREPCGHLKTGYDEQLRRKPEQWAQYHTQKTPLVSSTLPMATPSPTPPSPLFSVDFSTEFSESVSDLSGTKFEEDHLSHYSPWSCGTIGSCINAIDSEPKDVIANSNAVLMDLDSGDVKRRVHLFETQRRAKEEDPIIPFSDGPIISKWGAISRSSRTGYHTTDPIQATASQGSATKPISVSDYVPYVNAVDSRWSAYGSDSASSARYAERDRFIVTDLSGHRKHSSTGDLLSIELQQAKSNSLLLQREANALAMQQKWNSLDEGSRLTLNLLSKEIDLRNGETDYPEDCADTKPDRDIELELSALDTDEPDGQGEQIEEILDIQLGISSQEDQLLNGTTVENGHLLKQHQKESMEQKRQSLGRSRKQSCP